From the Lentisphaera araneosa HTCC2155 genome, the window ATCCCAACCCCAATCGTAGAGTTGAACAAAGCGTACGTCGTTTTCAATGAGGCGACGAGCGAGAAGGCAGTTGTTGGCGAAAGAAGCTTTTCCTTCTTGAATGCCATAAAGGTCACGGATGTATTGGGGTTCTTGTTTAAGATCCATGACTTGAGGCGCGACTTGTTGCATACGGTTGGCCATTTCGTATTGAGCCATGCGCGTGAGAGTCTCGGGGTCATTGTGTTGATCGTATTGAAGTTTGTTAAGGCGATTAATGGTGCCTATGGTCTTTTTGCGTAAGATATCGTCAATATGCTTCGGGTTTTTGGAGAAGAGTACGGGTTCCCCAGTGCTGCGACATTTTACGCCTTGATAAACACTTGGGAGAAAACCGCTCCCCCAAACACTTTTACCTGCAGAGGGGTTTTTCCCGCCGGAAGTGAGAACCACAAAGCCAGGCATATTATTATTTTCTGATCCTAAGCCGTAAGATAACCATGAACCTAAACTAGGTCGACCAAGAAGTTGATAACCTGAATGCATGAGAATTTGAGCAGGAGCATGATTAAATTGACTCGTAGTCATGGATTTTATCATGGTGACTTCATCAACAATTTTACTGAAGTAGGGTAGGCGTTCAGAAACCCAAGTTCCATCTTGGCCATATTGCTTGAACTCAGCTTGTGGACCTAGCATGTTCGGCGTGCCTTTGGCAAAGGCGAGTTTTTTACCTTCTAGGAGTTCTTGCGGGCAGGGCTTGCCATCAAATTTTTTGAGGGTGGGTTTGTAATCGAACATTTCTAAATGAGAAGGGCCACCAGCCATATGCAGGAAAATAACGCGCTTGGCTTTTGCTTGGAAATGAGGGGCGCGAGTGCCACCCGGGTTATTTGTATTGCGTGTGCCATCGGCAATGGATTGACCCATGAGGGAGTTGGCGCCCATAAGTCCTGCTGAGGCTCCAAGAAAGGAGCGGCGGTTTAAAGTCGTTTTTTTATTCATCATTGACTCCTTAAATTTTATTGACTGTTTCATCGAGGTTAAGCATGATGTTGCCAATGACGGCCCAGCACTCATGATCTTTTTTGCCGGATTTTTTTGTCTCTGTGAAAATTTCTTGGAGAATTTCAATTTCTTGTTTCGTCGCTTGACGAACTAGGAGTAAGTGAAAGCCCTTGTTGATTTTAGCCGAGAAATCACCTTGTTGAGCTCCCATTTTTTTGCCCAATTCAGTAGCCATTTCCATGAAGGCAGGGTCATTGAGTGTGACCAAAGCTTGGAGAGGAGTGTTGGTACGAATGCGGCGAGTTGTGCAGTTCTCGCGAGGAGTCATGTCAAAGGTTTCCATGGCCGGGTAAGGACTTGTGCGTTTCCAGTAGGTGTAGAGCGCGCGGCGATAGCGATCTTCATTTTGTGGAGTTTGCCATTTGTGGCCACTATAGACAGTTTGCCAGACGCCGTCGGGTTGGTAGGGCATCACTGAAGGACCATACATTTTTTCACTGAGTAAACCTGAAGCACGAAGAGCTTGGTCGCGAATTTGCTCTGGGGTTAAGCGCACTCTAGGGAAACGGGCCAAGTACATATTGCGCGGATCTTTCTCTAAGTCCTGTGGATTCACATGGGAGCTTCTTTTGTAGGCCTCAGTGCTGACAATTTCTTTGATAAGAGATTTTATTGACCACTTATGTTGATCCATGAAATTATAGGCCAAGTGATCGAGTAATTCAGGGTGTGAAGGCTTTTTGCCCTGTGAACCAAAGTCCTCCAAAGTTTCGACGATACCGTAGCCAAAGAGTTGCTCCCAGATGCGATTAACGGCAACTCGACTGACGAGGGGATTCTCTGGTGCAGTAAGCCATTGGCTTAAACCGAGGCGATTTTTCGGAGCACCTTTAGGAAATTCATTCATGATTTTTGGAACTCCAGGGGAAACTTTCTCGCCATGATCTTCCCAGTTGCCACGAATGAAAACGTGTGTTTCTCTTGGCTTATCAAGCTCTTTCATAATCGGAACTTTATTTCGCTTCGCATGATTAATACGGTTTTGAACCTGTTTGCTTTTCTTTTTAAGTTCAGCGAGCTCTTTTTTGAGTTGAGTAAGGAGATCTTTCTGATTGTCGACTTTTTCCTTTTGGGCAGCTGTTGCCGCGTCATTTTTCTCTGTAGCTTTTTCGACTTCCAAGCTTTTGATCTTATTATCAAGTTCTTTTTCTTTCTGGCGCATGGCATTGAGCTCTGGCTGAAGTTTAGCCACGAGTTCTTTTTGTTCTTGACTCTGAAGCAGCAAGGTGGGGAAGTCATTTTGCTGGTCATTATCAGCGGTGTTGTTGAAAAAACTCATGAACTCAAAATATTCATTGTGATCAATGGGATCGTAGGGGTGGCTGTGACATTGCACACATCCAAATGAAGTTCCCATGAGGGCTTCCCAAGTATTGACGGTTCGGTCCATGACGGCTGCAGTACGAAATTCCTCGTCACTAGTGCCACCCTCGGTATTGGTTTGGGTATTGCGGTGATAGGCGGTGGCAATGAGTTGATCGTTACTAGGATTTGCTAACATGTCACCCGCAAGTTGTTCAGTAATGAACTGGTCATAGGGCAGGTCTTTGTTAAAGGCTTTGATCAACCAGCTTTTGTAGTCGTGAATGTTTCTGTGGGGATCTTTTTCGTAGCCCATGGTATCAGCATAGCGTGCGAGATCGAGCCACATAGAAGTCCACTTTTCACCATATTTTGGAGAAGCCAAGAGGTAGTCCACCATCTCTTTATGAGAACTTTGCTGGAAGCGCAAAAATTCCTCTTCAGTGGGAGGCATGCCAATGAGGTCGAGGAAAGTACGACGAATGAGTGTATTTTTATCTGCCTCAGTATTAATCAGAAGCTTTTTTTCGTCGAGTTTGCGTTTAAGGAATTTATCAATATCAGTTTTTGCGGAGTTCGCAGGAGGAGTGAAGTTTTTAATAGGCATATAGGACCAGTGTTCATCCCATTGAGCCCCATCGTTGATCCAGTCACGGATGAGGGTGATTTCTTCTGCTGTGAGAGGAGTCTTTTCAAAGGGCATGCGTCTGGAGGGATCTTCGTGAGTAATGAGTTTGTAGAGCATACTTTCTTCAGCTTTACCGGGAACAATGCCAATGCCATGCTCGGTTTTGCCGTAAGCTTCTTCTTTGGTGATGAGACTGAGCCCCCCAGCTTTTTTGACTCCTCCATGACAGCCTGTGCAGGAACGGTTAAAGATAGGACGTATGTCGCGGTTGAAGTCAATTTCTGCATAAGCACTCAAGCAAAGGCTTGTAGTTATTAAAATGTGATTGAAGAGTTTATTCATAAGTTCTAGATTTATTTTTTTAAGTTAAGCTTATAAGTGCGGAGTTGAGGATGATATTACTTCATTTCTGAGATTAGATTGTTAATTCTAAACAATATGAATTGTTGAAATGCGACATTTTTTCATTGATTGAAGTTTTTGTATTTTGATTTTTTTGTAAATTTTATTTTTGTGAGCGCTTAATTCCAGGAGTTGTTTAAGCGTCTAACTTCGGAGACAAGTTGATCACGAACTCGTTTTGAGTAGACGTAGACTGAACTCTCGGAGAGATTGAGTTTTTTTGCGATTTCCGCAACCGCTAGACCGTCATTGATCATTTCAAAGCAGGTGGTGGCTTCGCTCTTGAAGTCTTTTTGAATATTATCCCAAGCAGCAGTACTGACGTGGGCTTTCCATTCTTCTTCTGCGAGTGCTTCTACTTGAGGCTGAGTGATTTCTTCGATCTCAGAATAGTTTTTTTCGCGCTTCGTTTTTTCAGTTTTTTGTTTTCTGATAAAATCAATAACTTGGTTGCGGCATATTCTGGAAAGCCATG encodes:
- a CDS encoding DUF1501 domain-containing protein encodes the protein MNKKTTLNRRSFLGASAGLMGANSLMGQSIADGTRNTNNPGGTRAPHFQAKAKRVIFLHMAGGPSHLEMFDYKPTLKKFDGKPCPQELLEGKKLAFAKGTPNMLGPQAEFKQYGQDGTWVSERLPYFSKIVDEVTMIKSMTTSQFNHAPAQILMHSGYQLLGRPSLGSWLSYGLGSENNNMPGFVVLTSGGKNPSAGKSVWGSGFLPSVYQGVKCRSTGEPVLFSKNPKHIDDILRKKTIGTINRLNKLQYDQHNDPETLTRMAQYEMANRMQQVAPQVMDLKQEPQYIRDLYGIQEGKASFANNCLLARRLIENDVRFVQLYDWGWDTHGNAKQTDLHNGFVDKCRDIDRPIYALLNDLKARGLLEDTLVVWGGEFGRTPFRENRGGKYGQWIGRDHSPNAFTMWMAGAGVKKGFNYGESDETGYNTGSDPVEVYDLQATILHLMGFDHERLTYPFQGRDFRLTDIFGRVIHKILA
- a CDS encoding PSD1 and planctomycete cytochrome C domain-containing protein encodes the protein MNKLFNHILITTSLCLSAYAEIDFNRDIRPIFNRSCTGCHGGVKKAGGLSLITKEEAYGKTEHGIGIVPGKAEESMLYKLITHEDPSRRMPFEKTPLTAEEITLIRDWINDGAQWDEHWSYMPIKNFTPPANSAKTDIDKFLKRKLDEKKLLINTEADKNTLIRRTFLDLIGMPPTEEEFLRFQQSSHKEMVDYLLASPKYGEKWTSMWLDLARYADTMGYEKDPHRNIHDYKSWLIKAFNKDLPYDQFITEQLAGDMLANPSNDQLIATAYHRNTQTNTEGGTSDEEFRTAAVMDRTVNTWEALMGTSFGCVQCHSHPYDPIDHNEYFEFMSFFNNTADNDQQNDFPTLLLQSQEQKELVAKLQPELNAMRQKEKELDNKIKSLEVEKATEKNDAATAAQKEKVDNQKDLLTQLKKELAELKKKSKQVQNRINHAKRNKVPIMKELDKPRETHVFIRGNWEDHGEKVSPGVPKIMNEFPKGAPKNRLGLSQWLTAPENPLVSRVAVNRIWEQLFGYGIVETLEDFGSQGKKPSHPELLDHLAYNFMDQHKWSIKSLIKEIVSTEAYKRSSHVNPQDLEKDPRNMYLARFPRVRLTPEQIRDQALRASGLLSEKMYGPSVMPYQPDGVWQTVYSGHKWQTPQNEDRYRRALYTYWKRTSPYPAMETFDMTPRENCTTRRIRTNTPLQALVTLNDPAFMEMATELGKKMGAQQGDFSAKINKGFHLLLVRQATKQEIEILQEIFTETKKSGKKDHECWAVIGNIMLNLDETVNKI
- a CDS encoding RNA polymerase sigma factor, translating into MNNTLHTHETLLMRLQKNMDSWDEFTLAYERYIYLIIRAMRINHHDAEDLTQNVLLKVWKNISEYQYNPDHARFRTWLSRICRNQVIDFIRKQKTEKTKREKNYSEIEEITQPQVEALAEEEWKAHVSTAAWDNIQKDFKSEATTCFEMINDGLAVAEIAKKLNLSESSVYVYSKRVRDQLVSEVRRLNNSWN